The nucleotide window TGATTATTGATGGGTTAGGTATTAAATTATTTGGAGATTTTAATTACGTACTCTCTAATGAGATGGAAGGTTTAATACAGCCAGATAATGATGAGTCTATTGTGAGAGTAGGGTTAGGCTTAAATTTTTATTTTGGAGGTAACAAAAGAAAAAAGCAAATTTTAGAAAACATAGATACAGTAATTAATTCTAATTTAATAGAATAATTAATTTCTATTCTTACTTTTGCATTACCAAGAATCATTACCTGTTTCCATGAGTAATTCTGTAAGCAAGAGATATGCGCAAAGAGGTGTTTCTGCCTCAAAAGAAGATGTGCACAATGCCATAAAAAACATAGATAAAGGTTTATTTCCTAAAGCCTTTTGCAAAATAGTACCAGATTATCTGGCCAATGATGACGATTACTGCATAATTATGCACGCGGATGGAGCAGGTACCAAATCCTCTCTAGCTTACATGTATTGGAAAGAAACAGGAGACCTATCGGTTTGGAAAGGTATAGCTCAAGATGCTTTAATTATGAATATTGACGATCTGCTTTGTGTTGGAGCAACAGAAAATATTATGCTGTCATCTACAATTGGAAGAAATAAAAATCGTATTCCAGGCGAAGTAATCTCGGCTATTATTAATGGTACAGAAGATCTAATAGAAGACTTAAGGAATTTTGGAGTTACCATCCACTCAACAGGTGGTGAAACTGCAGATGTTGGAGATTTGGTGAGAACCATAATTGTAGACTCAACTGTTACGGCTCGTATGAAGCGATCAGATGTAATAGATAACGCTAATATTTCTGAAGGAGATGTTATAGTAGGTTTAGAATCGTCTGGTCAGGCAACCTACGAAACTGAGTACAATGGTGGTATGGGTAGTAATGGGTTAACGTCTGCGAGACACGATGTGTTTTCAAAATATTTAGCTAAAAAGTATCCCGAAAGTTTTGATCCTTCAGTGCCAAAAGATTTAGTGTATACTGGTAATACAAAACTAACCGATGCCATAGAGAATTCTCCATTAAATGCAGGTAAATTAGTATTGTCACCTACTAGAACTTATGCACCAATAATTAAAGAAATACTTAAAACATACAAGAGTGATACAGTCCATGGTATGGTACACTGTAGTGGTGGCGCTCAAACAAAGATTCTTCACTTTGTAGACAAGCTTCACGTTATAAAAGATAATATGTTTAGTATTCCACCGTTGTTTAAGCTTATACAAGAACAGTCTAAAACAGATTGGAAAGAAATGTATCAAGTATTTAACTGTGGTCATCGTATGGAGTTGTATGTAAAGCCAGACATTGCTAAAGACATTATTGGGATTTCAAAATCGTTTAATGTTGATGCTAAGATTATCGGCAGAGTAGAAACTTCAGAAACTAAAAAACTAACAATTACAAGCGAATACGGCACATTTACATATTAATTAAGGCGCATATGCAATACATAAAGCGATTAATATTTGTTTGTTTCTTTTTAATGTCTATTACGGCTGGTGCGCAACCAGACTCACTTTTTTTTGTAGACCCTACATCAAAACTAGATTTAGGTTGGAATACTAAAAACGAAGTAGGCCTCACACTAAACCAAGTCTCATTTACCAACTGGAATGCTGGTGGTACCAACTCAATTTCAGCAATTCTTAGTGGTAGAGCCGTAGCCAAATATAGAGCAGAAACATACTTTTGGAATTCTTCATTAAGTCTACGTTACGGCTTAAATAAGCAAGAGGATAGAGCATTGTTTAAAACAGAAGACGTTATAGAGGTGATTTCTAACTTTGGTTTAGAGAAAAGTCCAGAAAGTAATTGGTTTTATTCTGCAAGGTTTAGTTTTAATACTCAATTTGCAAATGGATTCAGCAGCCCTAATGATAATAACCCGATTTCAAGATTTATGGCACCAGGCTATGTGTTTTTGGGAGCAGGTATGGAGTATGGAAGACATATAAATAGGTTTTCTCTTTATGCTTCACCATTAACATTAAAAACAACATTTGTACTAGACGAAGCCCTCGCAAACCAAGGCGCATTTGGGGTAGAACCTGCAATTTATGACATGGATGGAAACGTTATAAAGCGAGGTGAAAATATTCGTCAGGAATTTGGTGTGTTATTCACAGGGCAATTTGAAGATGATATTTTTGAGAATATAAAATTAAATTCACGATTAAGATTGTATACAGACTACTTGGTAAATTTTGGTAATGTTGATGTAGATTGGGAAGTTAACTTAGATATGAAAGTCAACAAATTCGTTCAGGCAACCCTTGGCTCGCACATAAGATATGACCACGACATTAAATCTGAGGTTGAAACCAATGAAATTACTAATGAAGAGGTCGTTATTGAAGGTCCTAGAATTCAATGGAAACAATTGCTAGGTGTTGGTGTTGTTGTAGACTTAGATAGTCTAGTAAGCAACGCTTCTCAACCTTGATTTTACTTTAGTTGCCCTTCACTCAAGTATCTGTAATCTTCTAGCTCTTTTATATTATTTATGGCTTTAGAGCTGGCATTTTTTAATAGGTAAATAGCGTCTGAGCTTTCAATGATGTGTTTATAAAGATGATCAGAAATAAGAATTATTTTTTGTTTCTTTTCTTTTTTAATCAGTGTTTTTATGGTTTCAATATACAAAGGTGCAATATGAGAAAAGGGTTCGTCTAATATGGTAATACTGCTTTTAGATTTTAATACAATGTAGGTCTCAATAACCCGTCGCTCACCACCAGAAAGCTTATGTGCTTTGTAGGTGGCATATCTTTCAAAAGTGCCAAAAGTATCTACAAAAGCTTTCCAATCTACATCAAAAAGTTGAAAAGCAGTTTTTATACTTATGCCATTTGGGATAAAATGATATTGAGGTAAGTATTTTATAATTCCTGTTTTGTAAAGCGGTTTTAATACGGCTTTACCATCTACCCTTATGAGCTTATATTTTGGTTTAAGATTTCCAAAAATTATATTTAGTAAACTGCTTTTTCCACTGCCATTACTTCCCAAAATTGAAGTAACTTTACCTGTTTCAGCCCTTAAGTAAATGCCACTTAAAATTCGTTTGTTTTTAAAATTTAATTCTATATTATCTACTTCAAGAACCATTACTTCAAATTTTGAATAAAAAAATAATTAACACGGTTAAAACACTGTCAACAATAAACATAGAAAAGAAGAGTGTATACGTTGAGATTCCTAAGTTTTTATAAAAGGTTAGCTTGCGATTACTTGACGTTTCTTTGGTAACATACCCGGCAAAAATGGTTAAAAAAAGCTTAGTTACTATAGCAGGAACATAATGCGAATCAACAAACCCTAATAAAATAGTAACAACAAAAGACCATGCAACATAGGTTTTGTAAAAGTGAAAGAAAATAAAAAAAAACTTCATGCACCTAAAAGTAAGATTCTTTAAATAAACCCCTTTATCAACGAAAGAAAAATACTAGTAATTAAGCTGTCTAACATAAAAATAGTGAAGAAGAATTTAAAATTAGACACACCACTTATTTTATAAAATTTTAAGCGTTGCCTAAATTTTCTGTCGCTAATCATTATCCATAGCAGAAAAACCAAAAATAATTTAGTACAAAGCGCTAAAATCAATTCTGGATTAATTACCGTAATAGCTATGGTCACTAAAAACGACCATAGAGCAAGCGGCTTGTAGTAGTTTAGTATAGAGGTAAACTGCTTTCGCATACTACCTAAAACGCTAAAAGGATAGAAAATATTTTTTAAAATAGGCGTAAAATACATTTTTGATATAATCCATAAATTCAGACATAAGTTTCTAAAGCGTTAAATCTCCATAATCAACTAAAAAATTGTACTTTTGGTTTCCAATTTTTTGAAGAGCGATGTTAGAGAAAATACAGATTGTAAAACAACGATTCGATGAGGTAAATGACCTCATTATTCAACCAGATATTATTGCAGACCAAAAGCGTTACATTCAGCTAAATAAGGAATATAAAGACCTTAAGAAAATAGTTGATAAAGGAAACGTCTATAAGGAGTTGTTAGATAATATTTCTGAAGCAGAAGAAATTATAGCAGATGGTTCTGATGCCGAAATGGTAGAAATGGCAAAAATGCAGCTAGATGAAGCCAAAGAAGATTTGCCCAAAATTGAAGAAGAAATACGATTCTTACTTATACCAAAAGATCCAGACGATGCTAAGAATGTTGTTGTCGAAGTACGTGCTGGAACTGGTGGAGATGAAGCCAGTATTTTTGCAGGAGATTTATACCGCATGTATTCAAAATATTGCAGTAATAAAGGCTGGAAAGTAGATGTAGTAAGTACAAGCGAAGGAACATCTGGTGGTTTTAAAGAAATCATATTCGAAGTTTCTGGCGAAGACGTTTACGGTACTATGAAGTTTGAAGCAGGTGTACATCGTGTACAACGTGTGCCACAAACCGAGACACAAGGTCGTGTGCATACCAGTGCGGCAACTGTGGTAGTAATGCCAGAAGCAGAAGAGTT belongs to Winogradskyella sp. J14-2 and includes:
- a CDS encoding DUF3078 domain-containing protein, translating into MQYIKRLIFVCFFLMSITAGAQPDSLFFVDPTSKLDLGWNTKNEVGLTLNQVSFTNWNAGGTNSISAILSGRAVAKYRAETYFWNSSLSLRYGLNKQEDRALFKTEDVIEVISNFGLEKSPESNWFYSARFSFNTQFANGFSSPNDNNPISRFMAPGYVFLGAGMEYGRHINRFSLYASPLTLKTTFVLDEALANQGAFGVEPAIYDMDGNVIKRGENIRQEFGVLFTGQFEDDIFENIKLNSRLRLYTDYLVNFGNVDVDWEVNLDMKVNKFVQATLGSHIRYDHDIKSEVETNEITNEEVVIEGPRIQWKQLLGVGVVVDLDSLVSNASQP
- a CDS encoding AIR synthase related protein, whose amino-acid sequence is MSNSVSKRYAQRGVSASKEDVHNAIKNIDKGLFPKAFCKIVPDYLANDDDYCIIMHADGAGTKSSLAYMYWKETGDLSVWKGIAQDALIMNIDDLLCVGATENIMLSSTIGRNKNRIPGEVISAIINGTEDLIEDLRNFGVTIHSTGGETADVGDLVRTIIVDSTVTARMKRSDVIDNANISEGDVIVGLESSGQATYETEYNGGMGSNGLTSARHDVFSKYLAKKYPESFDPSVPKDLVYTGNTKLTDAIENSPLNAGKLVLSPTRTYAPIIKEILKTYKSDTVHGMVHCSGGAQTKILHFVDKLHVIKDNMFSIPPLFKLIQEQSKTDWKEMYQVFNCGHRMELYVKPDIAKDIIGISKSFNVDAKIIGRVETSETKKLTITSEYGTFTY
- the prfA gene encoding peptide chain release factor 1 — translated: MLEKIQIVKQRFDEVNDLIIQPDIIADQKRYIQLNKEYKDLKKIVDKGNVYKELLDNISEAEEIIADGSDAEMVEMAKMQLDEAKEDLPKIEEEIRFLLIPKDPDDAKNVVVEVRAGTGGDEASIFAGDLYRMYSKYCSNKGWKVDVVSTSEGTSGGFKEIIFEVSGEDVYGTMKFEAGVHRVQRVPQTETQGRVHTSAATVVVMPEAEEFDYELDMTEVRIERTTSTGPGGQSVNTTYSAIKLHHEPTGMIVSCQDQKSSHKNLEKALKVLRSRLYEEELRKRQAEASEKRKSMVSSGDRSAKIRTYNYPQGRVTDHRIGLTLYDLSNIIDGDIQKIIDELMLAENTELLKASDDVI
- a CDS encoding ABC transporter ATP-binding protein, whose translation is MVLEVDNIELNFKNKRILSGIYLRAETGKVTSILGSNGSGKSSLLNIIFGNLKPKYKLIRVDGKAVLKPLYKTGIIKYLPQYHFIPNGISIKTAFQLFDVDWKAFVDTFGTFERYATYKAHKLSGGERRVIETYIVLKSKSSITILDEPFSHIAPLYIETIKTLIKKEKKQKIILISDHLYKHIIESSDAIYLLKNASSKAINNIKELEDYRYLSEGQLK